TTTGGTATGGGCTCATTACTTCATGGGTTTAAGCCTCTTTATGGACTCCCGGTCGCTTCACTAAAACTCAGCGTTCCCCAAAACGACACCGTGGCTGAGCCACGTTAAGTTCAGAACCCCATTTCCCGGCCAGCGGCGGTGACGACATGGGTGCCACCGTCGTTTTTTCGAAGCTTTCACTCCTGAAACGACTATCTCATCGCTTAAACCGAACCCTCTCCTTCGCGTCGGAAACTTGGCCAGCGGCGACGGAGTTCATCGACGATGAATTCCCGTATTCCGACGTGCCGAAACGTCCGCGGAGAAATTCTGAGAGGAAGGCGTACGTGACGCCGATGAAGGTTCTGATCGAGAGGGCGAAGGCGGAGAGAGAAGCTCGAAAAGCGCAGCCATGTAGGGTTTTGGAGGAACCACCAGCGAACGGGTTGTTGGTGCCGGAACTGGTAGAGGTAGCCCATCGCGTTTATCAAGCTCGGGGCTCGCTCCTCTTCGGACTGAGTCAACTGGTTCGAGTCATTCCCGTTCTGCGCTGCCGGTACATGAGTTCGTAGTTTCGTTTCTTGTTCAGCCGTTTGACTTTTTAGTTTTAGTCTCTTGCTACTAAGACTGAATTTCTGACCAATAAATTGCTACTTAAAGATGAGAACTATCAAATTGTTATTTGTAAGAATAGAAGCTAATTGTTAGTGAAAAGTTCTATGAAAAATGCTCATGATTATTGATGTCTGTGCGAATAGAAGTAAATCATTTCATTGTAGGTGTTAACTGCTCTTGCGCAATTGCATTTCGATTTTCGCACAGAAAGAGTAAAATGTTGTAAGAAAGTTTGATGTTTGAATTGCATTATAGGCTTCTGTGGatgatttttaaactttaaatatctaTATCAGGGCCTATTTATGTGTTAATTATGAGTATTCATGATTGgatgtttttaattatatgcAATCTCCTTTTGGTTCttatttctttgttagtttattCGTATCAATATATAATCGTTTAGAGTTGTAAGACTTGGGGACTGAACAAATTGCAGGGTTGGATTTAAATGATGCTGTGTTCATGTTTAATGGTTGTTTCATCATATCAGGCTTTGTAATGAGGTCCACATTGGTTATGTTGGTCATGAAATTCGAACATGTACTGGACCAGATAGTGTTTCCCGGCATGCGACACATGTCTGGACAAGGGGAGGTGTTCGAGATGTGGTTAGCTTCCCTAAGTGCTTTCATCTCTATGACCGTGTTGGTAGGCCAAGAGTTGGGCATGATGAAAGGTCCAGCATTCCTCGTATACCTGCCATTGTTGAACTCTGTATACAAGCAGGGCTAGACCTTGAAAAATATCCTACTAAAAGAAGAACAAAGCCTGTATATTGTATTGAAGGAAGAATTGTAGATTTTGAATCAGTTGTTAAAGAGgatgaaaatgaaggaaaatatTCTTTTGGAAATGACAAACCTTCTGTGAATTCATCTACTTTGCTGAACCAACCTATAGAGAAGGTCCAGAATTTATTGGAGAACAATATAAGCCATCTGGATCAGCTAAATGATGAAGAAAGGAACAAGTTAAGGGATTTAAGTAATCATATACTGAACTCATGGATTGAGATGTCATCAGGTACAAAGAAGATCATGGAGAAGTATGCTGTGAATACTTGTGGCTATTGTCCTGAGATCCAGGTTGGTCCTAAAGGACATAAGTTGAGAATGTGCAAGGCTTCAAAGCATCAGTCTCGAAATGGTTTACATGCATGGCAAGAGGCTACATTAGATGATCTTATAGATCCAAATTATGTCTGGCATGTGGAGGATCTGAATGGACCTGCTCTGAATAACAATCTTAAGAGATATTATGGGAAGGCTCCAGCTGTGGTGGAACTCTGTGTGCATGGTGGAGCTCCTGTTCCTGATCAATATAGGAGCATGATGAGATTAGACGTAGTTTCCCCTGATCGAGATGAAGTCGATCTTGTGGCTTAAAATGCCATCCCTTTTGAAGATAGACATTGTGTGCTCAAGTAACCTTTGGATTTCGTATAATCTTGGACTTTTGACTTTTGTGTCTCAAGCTAGTTTTCTTTTCTCCGACAATATAGGTTTCACAGCCTATGCTCTAAACATTATATTACCTTCAGCAAAGAAACAGGTATCACAATTTGAAGAAGTCCAAAAAGTATTTTGTTATCATGTTTCCAAATTGAGTTGCATTCAGCACAATTTGTTcagaattttttatttggacGTGGTGTTGACATTGGAGTTGCTACTATGAAATGGCGTACAGCACCTAGTTCAAACTTCAATGCGCATTCAGCACAAATTGTgcggatttttttattttgaggtGGTGTTGACACTGTAGTTGCTTTTATGAATGGCGTACAGAACCTAGTCCAAACTTAAATGCTTTTAGACAAAGATTCTCTATACCGTTATCAAAGTAAACCTGATCTCCAAGGGAGTGCATCAAAGTAAACTCGA
This window of the Vigna angularis cultivar LongXiaoDou No.4 chromosome 7, ASM1680809v1, whole genome shotgun sequence genome carries:
- the LOC108336359 gene encoding APO protein 3, mitochondrial; the protein is MGATVVFSKLSLLKRLSHRLNRTLSFASETWPAATEFIDDEFPYSDVPKRPRRNSERKAYVTPMKVLIERAKAEREARKAQPCRVLEEPPANGLLVPELVEVAHRVYQARGSLLFGLSQLVRVIPVLRCRLCNEVHIGYVGHEIRTCTGPDSVSRHATHVWTRGGVRDVVSFPKCFHLYDRVGRPRVGHDERSSIPRIPAIVELCIQAGLDLEKYPTKRRTKPVYCIEGRIVDFESVVKEDENEGKYSFGNDKPSVNSSTLLNQPIEKVQNLLENNISHLDQLNDEERNKLRDLSNHILNSWIEMSSGTKKIMEKYAVNTCGYCPEIQVGPKGHKLRMCKASKHQSRNGLHAWQEATLDDLIDPNYVWHVEDLNGPALNNNLKRYYGKAPAVVELCVHGGAPVPDQYRSMMRLDVVSPDRDEVDLVA